One part of the Methylobacterium terrae genome encodes these proteins:
- a CDS encoding MotA/TolQ/ExbB proton channel family protein, giving the protein MDPTTAPAATAGHDFSFLGLFLQADPIVKGVMILLVLASLVSWTIIIEKLVRIAGARRQAKAFGRLVATGGMPEARSGISARVVAAAQEAWRDQDSSETRAERRERIERAMRAALTLDVKRLQVGLPFLASAGSAAPFIGLFGTVWGIMNSFSSIAKSQDTSLAVVAPGIAEALFATAIGLVVAIPAVLAYNKFSSDLGKVQSAFVAGIQTLGNRLARDRGHHARSAAAE; this is encoded by the coding sequence ATGGATCCGACCACCGCGCCCGCCGCGACTGCCGGCCACGACTTCTCCTTCCTCGGCCTCTTCCTGCAGGCCGACCCGATCGTGAAGGGGGTGATGATCCTCCTGGTCCTGGCCTCCCTGGTCTCCTGGACGATCATCATCGAGAAGCTGGTGCGCATCGCCGGCGCGCGGCGCCAGGCCAAGGCCTTCGGCCGCCTCGTCGCCACCGGCGGCATGCCGGAGGCCCGCTCCGGCATCAGCGCCCGGGTGGTGGCCGCCGCCCAGGAGGCCTGGCGCGACCAGGATTCGAGCGAGACCCGGGCCGAGCGGCGCGAGCGCATCGAGCGCGCCATGCGGGCGGCGCTGACCCTCGACGTCAAGCGGCTCCAGGTCGGGCTGCCGTTCCTGGCGAGCGCCGGCTCGGCGGCGCCGTTCATCGGCCTGTTCGGCACGGTCTGGGGCATCATGAACTCGTTCTCGTCGATCGCGAAGAGCCAGGACACCAGCCTCGCGGTGGTGGCGCCGGGCATCGCCGAGGCTTTGTTCGCCACGGCCATCGGCCTCGTGGTCGCGATTCCCGCGGTGCTCGCCTACAACAAGTTCTCGAGCGACCTCGGCAAGGTGCAGTCGGCCTTCGTCGCCGGCATCCAGACCCTCGGCAACCGGCTGGCCCGCGACCGCGGCCACCACGCCCGCAGCGCCGCCGCCGAGTAG
- a CDS encoding energy transducer TonB family protein, with amino-acid sequence MSHTVTTDAPEPREPGSGLGLAFLVALALHAGGLFALTYWRSPATPTGENEITIDLAPDMAAVDVPNEAKDADAVPTPTDVTEPTTVPTAEPPSDTVPVETPPPPDTKVEETPQETPVEQVPAQAVPLEKPPEPVTEAVQEPEEEVVTSTNAEAPAAVVAKPVQEPKPVEKPKPVAKPKPVEKPKPVEKPKPIEAKKPPPKPTRDERREAQRAEERRLEASRQRRAAASASQMNQGGASAAASANAARAWGAMVRGAIQGRARSVGASGTATVRFTVSRSGRVLGASLAGSSGNGSIDAAAVAAASGSLPPAPAEFTGAQQSFTLPVRFN; translated from the coding sequence ATGAGCCACACCGTGACGACCGACGCGCCGGAACCGCGCGAGCCGGGATCGGGCCTCGGCCTCGCCTTCCTGGTGGCGCTGGCGCTCCATGCCGGCGGCCTCTTCGCCCTGACCTACTGGCGCAGCCCCGCGACCCCGACCGGCGAGAACGAGATCACCATCGATCTCGCGCCGGACATGGCGGCGGTCGACGTGCCGAACGAGGCGAAGGACGCCGATGCCGTGCCGACCCCCACCGACGTGACCGAGCCCACGACCGTGCCGACGGCCGAGCCGCCGTCCGACACGGTGCCGGTCGAGACCCCGCCGCCGCCGGACACGAAGGTCGAGGAGACCCCGCAGGAGACCCCGGTCGAGCAGGTCCCGGCCCAGGCCGTGCCGCTGGAGAAACCGCCCGAGCCCGTCACCGAGGCGGTGCAGGAACCCGAGGAGGAGGTCGTCACCTCGACCAACGCCGAGGCGCCGGCCGCGGTGGTGGCCAAGCCCGTGCAGGAGCCCAAGCCCGTCGAGAAGCCCAAACCCGTCGCCAAGCCGAAGCCGGTGGAGAAGCCCAAGCCCGTCGAGAAGCCCAAGCCGATCGAGGCGAAGAAGCCGCCGCCGAAGCCGACCCGCGACGAGAGGCGCGAGGCGCAGCGGGCCGAGGAGCGCCGGCTCGAGGCCTCCCGCCAGCGCCGCGCCGCGGCCTCCGCCTCGCAGATGAACCAGGGCGGCGCCTCGGCCGCCGCCAGCGCCAACGCCGCCCGGGCCTGGGGTGCGATGGTGCGCGGGGCGATCCAGGGCCGGGCGCGCAGCGTCGGGGCGAGCGGCACCGCGACGGTCCGCTTCACGGTCTCCCGGTCCGGCCGGGTGCTCGGCGCCTCCCTCGCCGGCAGCAGCGGCAACGGCAGCATCGACGCCGCGGCGGTGGCGGCGGCCTCCGGCAGCCTGCCGCCGGCGCCGGCGGAGTTCACGGGGGCGCAGCAGAGCTTCACCCTGCCGGTGCGCTTCAACTGA
- a CDS encoding metallophosphoesterase family protein: MTTYFTSDTHFGDPRVLRIDRRPFPDLATHDAALVENWNAVVAPDDTVWHLGDFALGPPPERVRALLAALNGHKHLIVGNNDGPATLTAPGWLSVAHYAEIDVDGQHLVLCHYAFRTWNRMGRGVVNLHGHSHGKLKPATRQYDVGVDAREFRPVTLETIRSTRRRRATI; encoded by the coding sequence ATGACCACGTACTTCACGAGCGACACCCATTTCGGCGACCCGCGCGTCCTGCGCATCGACCGCCGGCCCTTCCCCGACCTCGCGACCCACGACGCCGCGCTCGTCGAGAACTGGAACGCGGTGGTGGCGCCGGACGACACGGTCTGGCACCTCGGCGACTTCGCCCTCGGGCCGCCGCCGGAGCGGGTCCGGGCCCTGCTCGCGGCCCTGAACGGGCACAAGCACCTGATCGTCGGCAACAACGACGGTCCGGCGACCCTGACGGCGCCGGGCTGGCTCAGCGTCGCGCATTACGCCGAGATCGACGTGGACGGGCAGCACCTCGTGCTGTGCCACTACGCCTTCCGGACCTGGAACCGGATGGGGCGCGGCGTCGTGAACCTGCACGGCCACTCCCACGGCAAGCTCAAGCCGGCGACCCGGCAATACGACGTCGGCGTCGATGCCCGCGAGTTCCGCCCGGTCACCCTGGAGACGATCCGCTCGACGAGGCGTCGCCGCGCTACGATCTGA
- the tolR gene encoding protein TolR: MGMGPVQAGAGDEDGFDAAPMSEINVTPMVDVMLVLLIIFMVAAPLMTVGVPVQLPKTAAAKSAESKKPVVVSVDKDGQAFLAKEPLPADAALARLKAVAAEDPGQTVLVRGDKDVPYGKVMEVMGLVGQAGFAKVSLIANAPSGGATPAAAPAPAAPR; this comes from the coding sequence ATGGGTATGGGACCGGTGCAGGCCGGCGCCGGCGACGAGGATGGCTTCGACGCCGCGCCGATGTCCGAGATCAACGTCACCCCGATGGTCGACGTGATGCTGGTGCTGCTGATCATCTTCATGGTCGCCGCACCCCTGATGACCGTCGGCGTGCCGGTGCAGCTGCCGAAGACCGCCGCGGCGAAGAGCGCCGAATCGAAGAAGCCGGTGGTAGTCTCCGTCGACAAGGACGGCCAGGCCTTCCTCGCCAAGGAGCCGCTGCCGGCCGACGCCGCGCTCGCCCGCCTGAAGGCGGTGGCCGCCGAGGATCCGGGCCAGACCGTGCTGGTGCGCGGCGACAAGGACGTGCCCTACGGCAAGGTCATGGAAGTCATGGGCCTCGTCGGCCAGGCCGGCTTCGCCAAGGTCTCGCTGATCGCCAACGCGCCGTCCGGCGGGGCGACGCCCGCCGCCGCGCCGGCCCCGGCGGCCCCGCGGTAA